TGTGGGGCTCCTGTTGCTGCCTGGAGAAATCTTCCTAGGAATAGCCTGCTGGGCTTTCGGTAACCTTTTGTGTTCTCTCTTTAATTATGTGTCTTTCATCATTACCTCGGCTTCAGTGGGAAACATGGTTCTCATATCAGTTGACCGCTATGTGGCGATCTGTTATCCTCTGCATTACTCTACCAGAATTACTGTGACAAGAGTTAAAtgctctgtttgtttgtgttggctctgttgtgttttgtacagtAGTGTCCTTTTAAAAGATGAGCTGATTCAACCAGGAGGGCATAATTCCTGCTATGGAGAATGTGTTTTTGTCATCAACTTTATTGCAGGAACTGTTGATCTTTTGTTAACCTTTATTGTTCCTATTTCTGTTATCGTAGTTCTGTATATGAGAGCATTTGTAGTGGCTGTTTCTCAGGCCCGTGCCATGCGCTCTCATGTTACAGCTGTCACACTGCAGCTTTCAGTGAATCTGACAACAAAGAAATCTGAGTTGAAAGCAGGAAGGACTCTTGGTGTTCTAATAGTTGTGTTTCTAATGTGTTTCTGTCCGTACTATTGCATCTCTCTTGCAGGGGAAGACTCACTCATTGAGTTATCCACATCCATTGTCCGTTATCTCTTCTATTTTAACTCCTGTTTGAACCCTCTGATCTATGCACTATTTTACCCCTGGTTTAGAAAAGCTATTAAACACATTGTCATGCTTCAGATGTTTCACACTGGCTCCCGTGAGGCCAACATACTATAGAGAGGACCTAAATGAGTGAATGAGTGAAATCTGCTGAACATATATTTTAATCCTTAACCCGTATAATGTTACGCAAGCTGCCTGGaatcattttgttgttttagctCCAAAACTGTCATAAAATCTGCTGTGAGTATGTTCTTTGATCCCTTTTCAACATCTGGTATGTAGTTGTTTGGCTTTACTGTACACTACCAGTGTGTTATCAAcgattaaaaacagaaaaacacaaaaaacaaaattaaaatttttaagtTTTTCCTGAATAAGGCACTCAGAATGtacataaatatgtaaaaaaaatatatcattttcAATTTCAACTCTAAGCTGTAAAATACTGAATAATATCAAGTATGTGACCTTTGGCcatgtggtttgtttttggGAATCTTTTTCTAAATTAGTCACTGTGTTTTTGGCCCCTTGAATAGCTCCGAATGAAGCTCCTCTCAAGCTATAGGCAAACGCCTACATTGCACTGCTGGCACTTTTTGCTTGCTTTTATACAACATTTTCCTGAGTCCATGTTACATCCCGGTCTAGGGGTACACGAGTGCAACATAAAGGCTAAAAATAGCCAATATACTGTTAAAGGTGAGGTATATTGCCACCAGTAACACCTAAACTGAAAGCATTAACTCCAGGGTTACCAAGggtcaaaataataaacaaaagaagCTATTTCAAAAAGGTGCTACCTAAACCCTGCAGGAAATAAAACTAACTAGTGCTCCACTGCACTTTGCTAAATTAACCAACTGAATTCAACCTTTCTACTACTGTTATTATTCCCTATATAAAAGTATTTGTGGTTTTGTTATGTTATTTGTGGTTAGTGGCTAGTGGCTTTGATTCATTGTAAAACAAAGATGGTAAGGAAGGAGCTGGACAACAAACGTTCTGTGACATTCAGTCCTGTGACTTTATAGTGGAAGGTGTTAATTTAACAGGATAATATTATTAATTGTGTCTACAGACTTTCATTTTCCTGTTAAGGAAGGAGAAACATTTACAATCAATTAGACAGAAAAAAGACAGCCTACCATACTAAGTTTATCTGAACAGCAACAAAAATGTGGACCCATATGACCAAAGGTACAGTACTTCCTCAGAAAACCTAAAATATTGTTGTCTGTTTTTTACAAATAGAAACCTAAAGTATTTGTCTTATGATTATGTTAATATATAGTTTTGTAATACTTTAAGCAACTTAAACGCTCCTAAGAGGCATTCCTaagccagctgagagatgtAATCTCAAGCATTTCCTGTGCCTGCTCCAGGGTCTCCCCCAAGTGTGTCATGCCCAAGCAATCtaaactggctcctttcaatgtgaaagactacactgtaaaatctaattagttcacagaactcaaaaaactaTGCAAACTCGTTGCATAGTTGACGACAAAAGTTAGGGCTTATTCACTTTGAGTACAGAGTATAAAACCTATTTAGTTTCCAGAACTCAAAAAAGCTATgcaaaactaagtaaagcttacttaagatgactgttaggatgACTTATTCATTGCAAGtatgcagtattaagaataacttgatatttctgactgtgcaatactaattgtttacctactgacaaacatttcaagttcaactaaattaaaaaccaatttgtggtaacctgaatatgattaaaaaataattaacaacactttttgtaatgatgttaaaatcagcccaacttttattttcaaatgcaaaaaagtataatagccaacatactggacactgttctgctgaacaacaaacaattatactGCCATCATTGTTATAATCtcacaatgaaacaaagtctcagatttaattattctgaaactAAGTTTAGGCTTTCCACagctttgtttttgtacttacattacttatataatcaaaataaaatgtatttattgttcagtcacaagtgcagtctctggtttaaataacacattttttaattcaaacacaggagctggaatgttgtaatattttaaggatggcttgtttccagtccaagcattactgcctgaatgactgtcatg
This is a stretch of genomic DNA from Pelmatolapia mariae isolate MD_Pm_ZW linkage group LG16_19, Pm_UMD_F_2, whole genome shotgun sequence. It encodes these proteins:
- the LOC134645644 gene encoding trace amine-associated receptor 13c-like encodes the protein MMENKDIVCFPELFNSSCRRPALHWSEAVPLNILLCSISVITIALNLLVIISVSYFRQLHTPTNILLLSLAVSDFLVGLLLLPGEIFLGIACWAFGNLLCSLFNYVSFIITSASVGNMVLISVDRYVAICYPLHYSTRITVTRVKCSVCLCWLCCVLYSSVLLKDELIQPGGHNSCYGECVFVINFIAGTVDLLLTFIVPISVIVVLYMRAFVVAVSQARAMRSHVTAVTLQLSVNLTTKKSELKAGRTLGVLIVVFLMCFCPYYCISLAGEDSLIELSTSIVRYLFYFNSCLNPLIYALFYPWFRKAIKHIVMLQMFHTGSREANIL